AGAAGCTGAACAAATACTCTTGCTACACACTGTTTTGGCAGTCTAGTGTTCTTGATTGAGTTGGCTATAAGATTTCGGTTCATGGTGGCTGGATGAGCAGCTGAGATGCTACTGGCTGTGGAGGGAGGAGGTTTTTTCTCGTCATCTGCATCGGGGTATAGCCATGGCCTTGCGCTTTTGCTGCTCGGACGGAAAACTGAAGAGCAGCCTGTGAAAGCATCGCCCTGGAATCACTACCGGCTAGTCGATCGGGAAGCTGGGCATGTGGGGCAGCTGCCTTCAGGGAAAGAAGAGGTTCCTGGTAAATGTGCTTCGTTTACCTGCTTTGGATGCACGCCCGCTAGGCTTGAGGGTGCATCTCCTCCAAAATTGAGCTCAAGTAACACGGCCAAGCAATTATCCAGTTCGACAAACAGGAAAGGAACAAGTAATGGGTCCATCAATGGAAGCGGCAGAAAAGGTTGTCTTAAGAGTAACTCGAGAAGGGACTCTTCTGACCGTGGTTCTATAGTAAGTGATGGCGAGGAGCCGCGTGAGTCGCTGGAAGAGGTGCAAACCTTGAAAGCTGGTATGGAAAGGAGAAAAGTTCAGTGGACGGACACATGTGGGAAGGAACTTTTCGAGATCAGAGAATTCGAAACAAGGTAGTGTTTCTAGTCCATACAAACTACAATTTTCTTTGCACCTCATTGTAGGCAAATAACAGATTGCTGGTAAATACCATTTTCGCTGTTATTGTAGTCACCAGAACACACCAGTTTTAACTCGAACAAAGATGAACCTTTTATTTCTCATGAAACTGCTGTGCGTGTTTGGATTTATTGTGATCCAGGTGATTGTTCTATTGTTCCGACATCCTAGTTCTGACATTGAAAGTTTCAGGCTTTGGCACTACAAACACTGATATATTACTTGTGCAGTTTCGTTATGAAGGTGGGAGAATTTAGATTTGTTGGGAATCAGTGTGAATGTGCTGCCATCCTCATTGTGATTATCTGTCGTTTGTTCATATATTGAATTTGCTCCTAGTTCTGATATTGATAGTTGAGACTACAGACATTGGATGCATACAGCTTGCACAGTTCAGTAATTTTTCTTATAGGCATAATACTGTTATCTGTCTGATTGCTGAAGTTATTATTTTTCAACAGCGACGAAGGTCTGTCGGATGACGAGGCTGACAATGATGGCTTCAGGAAATGCGAGTGCGTGATCCAGTAGCTCCCTCTGCACATCGGCCTCAAACCTAGACGGGTGCTTCATGGGACCTTGAAGCTCTCCGTTCGGTCCGACAGACACAAACACGAGATGCATGTCCTGCTGTTGCTGATCAAACTGGTAGTTAGGGTCACAATTTTGTCATGGTTGACACCACTTGCACTGTTAATTCATTCCCATgcttttaatctttttttcctttcattgCTGTTGGTTACCCTGTAGCTGTGTGTATTTGTGTTTGTACCATATGTAACTGCCCATTTTTTACCCTCTCCCACTTGCCAGCGGGCGTTACTTTGTTAATTGTTACTGCCCTTCTGTTTTGTTGTTGATCATCATATATATAAAACATTGGATGAAAGATGTTCCTATCAACATAAAAAAAGGATGCAAGGTATAGCGGTTGCTGCTCCAGATGAGTATTACTAGTAATA
The Brachypodium distachyon strain Bd21 chromosome 2, Brachypodium_distachyon_v3.0, whole genome shotgun sequence genome window above contains:
- the LOC100843154 gene encoding uncharacterized protein LOC100843154; the protein is MLLAVEGGGFFSSSASGYSHGLALLLLGRKTEEQPVKASPWNHYRLVDREAGHVGQLPSGKEEVPGKCASFTCFGCTPARLEGASPPKLSSSNTAKQLSSSTNRKGTSNGSINGSGRKGCLKSNSRRDSSDRGSIVSDGEEPRESLEEVQTLKAGMERRKVQWTDTCGKELFEIREFETSDEGLSDDEADNDGFRKCECVIQ